A window of Palaemon carinicauda isolate YSFRI2023 chromosome 27, ASM3689809v2, whole genome shotgun sequence contains these coding sequences:
- the LOC137620477 gene encoding uncharacterized protein: protein MPPVKAIWLTIGDSECPLKRYDNYGVNPGGKGHPTLNLRAIFFPKRYDNYGVNPSGKGHSTLKLRAIFFPKRYDNYGVNPKGKGHSTLKLRAIFFPKRYDNYGVNPSEKGHSTLKLRAIFFPKRYDNYEVNPSGKGHSTLKLRAIFFPKRYDNYEVNPSGKGHSTLKLRAIFFPKRYDNYGVNPSGKGHSTLKLRAIFFPKRYDNYEVNPSGKGHSTLKLRAIFFTKRYDNYGVNPKRKGHSTLKLRAVFFPKRYDNYRVNPRGKGHSTLKLRAIFFPKRYDNYRVNPRGKGHSTLNLRAIFFPKRYDNYGVNQRRKGHSTLKLRAIFFPKRYDNYGVNPRRKGHSTLKLRAIFFTKRYDNYVVNPSWIGDSTLS, encoded by the exons ATGCCACCCGTCAAGGCGATTTGGCTCACGATAGGAGATAGTGAATGTCCACTAAAG AGGTACGATAATTATGGGGTAAATCCTGGAGGGAAAGGACATCCGACCTTGAATTTACGAGCTATTTTCTTCCCAAAGAGGTACGATAATTATGGGGTAAATCCTAGTGGGAAAGGACATTCGACCTTGAAATTACGAGCTATTTTCTTCCCAAAGAGGTACGATAATTATGGGGTAAATCCTAAAGGGAAAGGACATTCGACCTTGAAATTACGAGCTATTTTCTTCCCAAAGAGGTACGATAATTATGGGGTAAATCCTAGTGAGAAAGGACATTCGACTTTGAAATTGCGAGCTATTTTCTTCCCAAAGAGGTACGATAATTATGAGGTAAATCCTAGTGGGAAAGGACATTCGACCTTGAAATTACGAGCTATTTTCTTCCCAAAGAGGTACGATAATTATGAGGTAAATCCTAGTGGGAAAGGACATTCGACCTTGAAATTACGAGCTATTTTCTTCCCAAAGAGGTACGATAATTATGGGGTAAATCCTAGTGGGAAAGGACATTCGACCTTGAAATTACGAGCTATTTTCTTCCCAAAGAGGTACGATAATTATGAGGTAAATCCTAGTGGGAAAGGACATTCGACCTTGAAATTACGAGCTATTTTCTTCACAAAGAGGTACGATAATTATGGGGTAAATCCTAAAAGGAAAGGACATTCGACCTTAAAATTACGAGCTGTTTTCTTCCCAAAGAGGTACGATAATTATAGGGTAAATCCTAGAGGGAAAGGACATTCGACCTTGAAATTACGAGCTATTTTCTTCCCAAAGAGGTACGATAATTATAGGGTAAATCCTAGAGGGAAAGGACATTCGACCTTGAATTTACGAGCTATTTTCTTCCCAAAGAGGTACGATAATTATGGGGTAAATCAAAGAAGGAAAGGACATTCGACCTTGAAATTACGAGCTATTTTCTTCCCAAAGAGGTACGATAATTATGGGGTAAATCCTAGAAGGAAAGGACATTCGACCTTGAAATTACGAGCTATTTTCTTCACAAAGAGGTACGATAATTATGTTGTAAATCCTAGTTGGATAGGAGATTCGACCTTATCCTAG
- the LOC137620478 gene encoding uncharacterized protein yields MGVNPSGKGHSTLKLRAIFFTKRYDNYGVNPSGKGHSTLKLRAIFFPKRYDNYGVNPKGKGHSTLKLRAIFFPKRYDNYGVNPSGRGHSTLKLQAIFFTKRYDNYGVNPKGKGHSTLKLRAIFFPKRYDNYGVNPKGKGHSTLKLQAIFFTKRYDNYGVNPSGKGHSTLKLRAIFFPKRYDNYGVNPRRKGHSTLKLRAIFFPKRYDNYGVNPRGKGHSTLNLRAIFFPKRYDNYGVNPSGKGHSTLILRAIFFPKRYDNYGVNPRGKGHSTLKLRAIFFPKRYDNYRVNPRGKGHSTLKLRAIFFPKRYDNYRVNPRGKGHSTLNLRAIFFPKRYDNYGVNPRGKGHSTLKLRAIFFPKRYDNYRVNPRGKGHSTLNLRAIFFPKRYDNYGVNPRGKGHSTLNSRAISFPKRYDNIRP; encoded by the coding sequence ATGGGGGTAAATCCTAGTGGGAAAGGACATTCGACCTTGAAATTACGAGCTATTTTCTTCACAAAGAGGTATGATAATTATGGGGTAAATCCTAGTGGGAAAGGACATTCGACCTTGAAATTACGAGCTATTTTCTTCCCAAAGAGGTACGATAATTATGGGGTAAATCCTAAAGGGAAAGGACATTCGACCTTGAAATTACGAGCTATTTTCTTCCCAAAGAGGTACGATAATTATGGGGTAAATCCTAGTGGGAGAGGACATTCGACCTTGAAATTACAAGCTATTTTCTTCACAAAGAGGTACGATAATTATGGGGTAAATCCTAAAGGGAAAGGACATTCGACCTTGAAATTACGAGCTATTTTCTTCCCAAAGAGGTACGATAATTATGGGGTAAACCCTAAAGGGAAAGGACATTCGACCTTGAAATTACAAGCTATTTTCTTCACAAAGAGGTACGATAATTATGGGGTAAATCCTAGTGGGAAAGGACATTCGACCTTGAAATTACGAGCTATTTTCTTCCCAAAGAGGTACGATAATTATGGGGTAAATCCTAGAAGGAAAGGACATTCGACCTTGAAATTACGAGCTATTTTCTTCCCAAAGAGGTACGATAATTATGGGGTAAATCCTAGAGGGAAAGGACATTCTACCTTGAATTTACGAGCTATTTTCTTCCCAAAGAGGTACGATAATTATGGGGTAAATCCTAGTGGGAAAGGACATTCGACCTTGATATTACGAGCTATTTTCTTCCCAAAGAGGTACGATAATTATGGGGTAAATCCTAGAGGGAAAGGACATTCGACCTTGAAATTACGAGCTATTTTCTTCCCAAAGAGGTACGATAATTATAGGGTAAATCCTAGAGGGAAAGgacattctaccttgaaattacgAGCTATTTTCTTCCCAAAGAGGTACGATAATTATAGGGTAAATCCTAGAGGGAAAGGACATTCTACCTTGAATTTACGAGCTATTTTCTTCCCAAAGAGGTACGATAATTATGGGGTAAATCCTAGAGGGAAAGGACATTCGACCTTGAAATTACGAGCTATTTTCTTCCCAAAGAGGTACGATAATTATAGGGTAAATCCTAGAGGGAAAGGACATTCTACCTTGAATTTACGAGCTATTTTCTTCCCAAAGAGGTACGATAATTATGGGGTAAATCCTAGAGGGAAAGGACATTCGACCTTGAATTCACGAGCTATTTCCTTTCCAAAGAGGTACGATAACATTCGACCTTGA